In Pleurocapsa minor HA4230-MV1, the genomic window AATTACCTCAGAACATAGTTATGCCGTAATCGAAATGGCAATGCGCGGCTTAGGGGAAATCGCCCTGTTAACTGATATTGCCCGCCCGACAATTGGCGTAATTACCAATGTGGGAACAGCTCATATTGGTCGTTTAGGTTCGAGAGAGGCGATCGCCCAAGCTAAATGCGAACTTTTAGCACAGATGCCTGAAACGAGCATCGCTATTTTAAATTACGACAATCCTCTGTTAATTGAAACCGCCCAAAAAGTGTGGCAAGGAAAAACCATTACTTATGGTTTAACAGGGGGCGATGTTCACGGAACAATTAACGGTAATAACATTACAGTTGCCGAACAAGATTTACCTTTACCCCTACCAGGAGAACATAACGCCAGTAATTATCTAGCAGCAATAGCGATCGCTCAAGTCCTCAAGATCGACTTTGCACCTTTAATTGCAGGATTACAAGTTCAATTACCTCAAGGGCGATCGCGTCGTTACGAGCTACCTAATGATGTAGTAGTACTAGATGAAACTTATAATGCTGGTTTGGAATCGATGCTGGCTGCGGTACAGATGCTCAAAGCAACTCCTGGTACCAGACATATTGCGGTATTGGGTACGATGAAAGAATTGGGCGAACATTCCCCCCAACTACATCGTCAAGTGGGTCAAAAAGCCCAAGCATTAAACTTAGATCTATTGATGGTGTTAGCAGACGAGGCAGCAACTCAAGAAATAATTAAAGGTGCCGCAGGAATTAAAACTGAATGTTTTAGCGATCGCGCAACTCTTACTAGTAAGTTAAAACAAGTTATCCGCCCTGGCGATCGCATTTTGTGTAAAGCCTCTAATTCGGTGGGCTTAAACAAGGTTGTTGAGGAGTTAATTAAAATCTAATTCTGTAGGGGCGATTCGGGAATCGCCCCTACTAGATCTTTAGCCAAAATTAGGCTGATGGCGAATGAGATTTAGAAATTCCTCACGACTTTTCTGCTCATCCTGAAACACACCAATCATCGCGCTAGTAACCGTCCAAGAGCCAGGTTTTTGTACTCCCCGCATCGACATACACATATGAGAAGCTTCCATCACTATGGCAACTCCTTGTGGCTCTAAAATTGCTTGAACTGCTTCGGCGATTTGACGAGTAAGGCGTTCTTGTACCTGAAGACGGCGGGCATACATTTCGACGATGCGAGCCAGCTTACTCAACCCTACCACTTTTTGATTGGGAATATATGCTACGTGCGCTCTACCCATAAACGGTAACATATGGTGTTCGCAGAGACTAAAGAAGTTGATGTCTCTCACTAACACCATTTCATTGTGTCCTTCGTCAAAAATCGCGCCATTAACTAAATCATCTAAGGATTGGTTGTAGCCACTAGTCAAAAACTCCATGGCTTCAGCAACTCTTTTGGGAGTTTTAAGTAATCCTTCTCGCTCTGGATCTTCCCCCACTGACTCTAGCATAGTGTAAACTGCCGACATCATTTGTTCTTTAGCAGCTTCTGAAGTCGCCTTGATTTGTGCAGCTTGTCCGTTGTGGGTGTTGCGATCTGGTCTACTGGCAATTTGATCTAACAAACTAGATTTTAGCGGGTTAGAATTATTGCCCAATGATTCAGAACGATTAGAACCGTTAGAAGAAACTGTTGTCATAATGTATTAATGTGAGTAAAACTCGATCCTTTTGCTGTTAAATATGCGATCGCCTTGGTTTATAAAGCCCCTCCACTGGGCATAACGATCATTTCCTCAACTACCGCTTGACTGGGTAGTAAAGCTGTATGGAGTATCGACTGGGCAACAATTTCTGGGGTAAGCATTGCCGAGCGATTAAAATCTGCTTTAACCGTATCTGTATCCCAAATAGGAGTATTTACCGACCCAGGAGAAATAATTACGGTACGAATCCCATTACTCCTCTCCTCTAGCGATAGCGCTTTACTGAAAGCCACCAACCCTGCTTTACTGACACTATAAGCGCCCCACTCAGGAAAAGCATTCGAGGCTGCAATTGAGGCAACATTAATGATAGTTCCTGAATTGCGATCGCGCATCTGGGGTAGAACTCCCTGGACACACTGAAAAACGCTAGTGAGGTTAAGCTCAAGTATTTTTTGCCAATCTACTAAAGTTGTATTTTTTAGTAAATTGGTATACCCCATTCCCGCATTATTGACTAAAATATCAATAGGGCCGAAAGAAGCGCAGATGGCAGAAATAGCCTGATCAACTCGATCTACTACAGCTAAATCTAGCGGATAAGCTTTTGCTTTAGTTTGGGTTTTTTGCTCGATTTCTAAGACTAAAGCTTGTAGTTTAGCTTCAGAGCGGCTGACTAAAGCAAGCTCAATCCCAGATTCGGCAAAGGCTAAAGCCGTTGCTTTGCCAATGCCACTACTCGCCCCTGTGATGATTGCTCTCAGTTGATTTGAGGGTGGATTCATTATGTTCTTAAGATGATTTGTCCAACTCAATAAATATAAAAATTCAACATAGCAGATGCAATCTGGCAAACAATTGAAAATATTTTTATTTTTCCAATGCTGTTTAGATAAATTGCTGTATTGAGCGTCAAGATTTTGTCCTGGCTAAATGTCAATTGCGACTCAGGATGCTAAATGTAAGGCGGAAACGGTCGGGTTTCCCGACCATGTTCCATATGCGAAGCGGTATGCCACGGCACTAGCTTCGCGTCGTCCTTTAGGACGCCGTAAAATATGGCAGGTGTTACTATAACCTGATTTACTGTCATTAATCACCTCTGGTTTAAAACTCTATTGCCAGTAGAGTTAAAGTCAACTACATAGATAGATTTGTGCAGTAACGCTAGATGAGAATTTATGTAACAAAATGTTGCTTTTGCATTATAGCATTCTCAAATATACATCTGTTTAAGGAGTAAATATCGCTAATTTAACCATCGACTAATAGCTCAAGATTATTTAGTTTAATTAGCAACTGTCTCAAAACGACCCATCTGGCGAAATTTCTCATAGCGCAGTTCTTGTCTTTGCTGAGGAGATAGCTGTCTTAACTGTTCCAAATTACGCCCAATAGCTGCTTTTAATTTTGCAGCTGCTTCTACAGGATTAGCATGAGCGCCACTACTAGGTTCAGCAACAATTTCATCAATCAAACCTAATTCTTTTAAATCCCAGGAAGTAATTTTTAAGGCTGCTGCTGCTCGGTCAGATTTTTGAGCATCTTTCCAGAGAATTGCCGCACAGGCTTCTGGACTGGCTACTGTATAGACCGAGTGTTCTAGCATCAACAGACGATCTGCTACGCCAATCCCTAATGCGCCTCCCGAACCCCCTTCACCAATGACGGT contains:
- a CDS encoding UDP-N-acetylmuramoyl-tripeptide--D-alanyl-D-alanine ligase — its product is MPLYFSLAELDTILKHNLLKTTGADLNVSVLGITTDTRIIKPQELFVALVGENFDGHNFVEQAVDQGAIALIVNRQIESLAVPQFIVRDTLKAYQQIAQWWRDLFNIPVIGVTGSVGKTSTKELISAVLGTKGKVLKTEANFNNEIGVPKTLLQITSEHSYAVIEMAMRGLGEIALLTDIARPTIGVITNVGTAHIGRLGSREAIAQAKCELLAQMPETSIAILNYDNPLLIETAQKVWQGKTITYGLTGGDVHGTINGNNITVAEQDLPLPLPGEHNASNYLAAIAIAQVLKIDFAPLIAGLQVQLPQGRSRRYELPNDVVVLDETYNAGLESMLAAVQMLKATPGTRHIAVLGTMKELGEHSPQLHRQVGQKAQALNLDLLMVLADEAATQEIIKGAAGIKTECFSDRATLTSKLKQVIRPGDRILCKASNSVGLNKVVEELIKI
- the folE gene encoding GTP cyclohydrolase I FolE, which codes for MTTVSSNGSNRSESLGNNSNPLKSSLLDQIASRPDRNTHNGQAAQIKATSEAAKEQMMSAVYTMLESVGEDPEREGLLKTPKRVAEAMEFLTSGYNQSLDDLVNGAIFDEGHNEMVLVRDINFFSLCEHHMLPFMGRAHVAYIPNQKVVGLSKLARIVEMYARRLQVQERLTRQIAEAVQAILEPQGVAIVMEASHMCMSMRGVQKPGSWTVTSAMIGVFQDEQKSREEFLNLIRHQPNFG
- a CDS encoding SDR family oxidoreductase, whose protein sequence is MNPPSNQLRAIITGASSGIGKATALAFAESGIELALVSRSEAKLQALVLEIEQKTQTKAKAYPLDLAVVDRVDQAISAICASFGPIDILVNNAGMGYTNLLKNTTLVDWQKILELNLTSVFQCVQGVLPQMRDRNSGTIINVASIAASNAFPEWGAYSVSKAGLVAFSKALSLEERSNGIRTVIISPGSVNTPIWDTDTVKADFNRSAMLTPEIVAQSILHTALLPSQAVVEEMIVMPSGGAL